The genomic stretch CCAGTCCCCGCGTCCCCGGTGGGCGCACCCCAGCGCGGTGAGATCACCACACTGCTGCGCTGCCAGGAGGCAGCGTTCGAAATGCTCCCAGGCTGCTGTGTGGCGCCGCAGATGGAGCGCCGTCCACCCAAGCTCATAGGCATTGATGGTCACGGACAGGGGAGGGTTGCCCAGACGGTCGATCAGGCGTTGTTCACGCTGGAAGGTGCGGTGGGCCGCGGTCCACTGACCGTCCAGTCGCTGGGTCATGCCGATCTGATGCAGGGCGCGGTGGGCGGCGCCGTGATCCGCCCGGGTCTTTGCCTCGCGGAAGAGGGTGCGGTAGAGCCGGGCTGCGGCCCGGGGTTCACCCAGCAGGGCGCGGCAGAACGCGAGGCCGAAGCGGGCGCCATCCCGTTCGCTGGGTGGCAGCATCGACTGGGTGAGCACCTGCTGGAAGGTGCGCCGCGCGGCTTCGGTCTGACCGGATTGAAGCAGTGCCCACGCAGCGTCGGAGGTCATGCTGCACTGTATCCGGGTGCTGATCGAACTAGGCCATCTTTATTAGCCGGGTAGTATTGCTCTCTGTAATTCACCCGGGTAATATCGGTGCATGGAAACCGAAGCGACCTTCACCACCTTCGAGGGACCCACCCGCCGCCTGACCGCGCCCCTCGCCGCCACCCTCACCCTGCTGCACGCCGGGCCGCGCGCGGGCCTGCTGACCTTCGACGACCGCACCGGCCGGAGCGCGGACTTCGACCTGAGTGGCACCCTGGACGAGGTGCTGGCCCGTCACCTGCCACCCGAGCCGCGCAGTGGCCCGGGCCGCCCAAAACTGGGCGTCGTGTCCCGGGAAGTCTCGCTGCTGCCCCGGGACTGGGAGTGGCTGGAACGCCAGCGCGGCGGGGCGTCCGCCGCGCTGCGCCGCCTGATCGACGAGGCCAGAAGGGCCGATCCGGATGGCGAACGCCGCGCGCAGGCCCAGGCGGCCGCCGACCGTTTCCTGGGCGCGGTGGGCGGGGACCTGCCGGGCTTCGAGGCCGCCACCCGCGCCCTGTACGCCGGGCAGCGCGCCGCCTTCGAGGACGCGCTGGCCGCGTGGCCGCCGGATGTCCGCACGCACGCCCTGTACCTCGCCGCGCCCGCCCTGGAGGCGCAATGAAGCACACGCCCCGCCCTGGCATCTACCGCGTGCGGCACACCGCGTCGGGCCGCAGCCTGATCGGCGGCAGCGTGGACGCCCCCGCGTACCTGAACCGGGTCCGCTTCGAGTTACAGCTGGGGTCGCACCGCACGCCCGCCCTTCAGCGAGACTGGACGCAGGACGGCCCGGACGCCTTCACGTTCGAGGTGCTGGATGACCTGAAGCCCGGTCCGGCGGGTCGGGTGTCGCCGGACGACCTGAAGGAGTTGCTCTCGTTATGGCAGGAGAAACTGAACTGGTCCCCCACGCAGGAGTACTGAACGCCCGGACGCCCGCTGCCGACCTGGCCGACCTGGCCCGCCATCCGGACCCGGGCGTGCGCGCGCAGGTGGCGCGGCACCCGAACACGCCCGCCGCCGTGCTGGGCGCCCTGACCGCCGACTTCCCGCAGGAGGTGCTGGCGAACCCGGCCCTCCCGCTGCTGCGGCTGGCCGACCCACACCTGCTGCGTGGCTGGCCCGACGCGGCCTTTCACGCCCTGCTGCGCCGTCCGGACGTCCCGGTGTGGGTCCGCACCCACCTGATCCGGCACGCCCGCCCGGAACTCCTGATCCCGCTCGCGCAGCATCCCTGCCTTCAGGAACCGGAGGTGCTGATCCTGGCGCGGCACGCGGCGTGGCTGGTCCGCGCCCGGATCGCGGCCCGGCCTGTCCTGCCCCCGGACCTGCTGGCCGCTCTGGCCGCCGACCCGGATTACGGCGTGCGACTGGCCGTCGCGTCCCGCCCGTCGCTGCCTGCGGGCGTGGCGGCGGTGCTGCGGCAGGACACCTCGCGGTTCGTGCGGCAGGTCGCCGAGCAGGCGCACCCGGCACGGCACTAAAAAACCCCCAGCCGGAGCTGGGGGTGCACTCCCGGTGAG from Deinococcus soli (ex Cha et al. 2016) encodes the following:
- a CDS encoding DUF2239 family protein, with product METEATFTTFEGPTRRLTAPLAATLTLLHAGPRAGLLTFDDRTGRSADFDLSGTLDEVLARHLPPEPRSGPGRPKLGVVSREVSLLPRDWEWLERQRGGASAALRRLIDEARRADPDGERRAQAQAAADRFLGAVGGDLPGFEAATRALYAGQRAAFEDALAAWPPDVRTHALYLAAPALEAQ
- a CDS encoding GIY-YIG nuclease family protein; translated protein: MKHTPRPGIYRVRHTASGRSLIGGSVDAPAYLNRVRFELQLGSHRTPALQRDWTQDGPDAFTFEVLDDLKPGPAGRVSPDDLKELLSLWQEKLNWSPTQEY
- a CDS encoding tetratricopeptide repeat protein, with translation MTSDAAWALLQSGQTEAARRTFQQVLTQSMLPPSERDGARFGLAFCRALLGEPRAAARLYRTLFREAKTRADHGAAHRALHQIGMTQRLDGQWTAAHRTFQREQRLIDRLGNPPLSVTINAYELGWTALHLRRHTAAWEHFERCLLAAQQCGDLTALGCAHRGRGDWWARQGNTQKAQTEWDEARQAFEQTGDAVALADLRVRGEPTT